A single genomic interval of Synechococcales cyanobacterium CNB harbors:
- a CDS encoding fumarate reductase/succinate dehydrogenase flavoprotein subunit encodes MTDYQTHEHDVLVIGAGGAGLRAAIEASAAGVSVGVVCKSLLGKAHTVMAEGGVAAALANVDDRDGWKVHFADTMRGGQYLNNWVMAEIHAKEAPDRVKELEAWGALFDRTKDGRILQRNFGGHKYPRLAHVGDRTGLEMIRTLQDHGIHRGIEFYMEHTVTRLLKDGERVVGAFGYDRERGRFRVFRAGAVVLATGGIGRAYKITSNSWEYTGDGHSLAYYAGADLMDMEFVQFHPTGMVWPPSVRGILVTEGVRGEGGRLLNNRGERFMFNDVPDLYKNQTAKDAEEGWRYVTGDKNANRPPELLTRDHVARCIVREIKAGRGSPHGGVFLDIAWIREKIPNAPEHIRKKLPSMYHQFKELAGVDITAEPMEVGPTTHYAMGGVRVDGVTQMSTVPGLFAAGEVAAGLHGANRLGGNSLSDLLVFGKRAGEHAAAWAKANPPPAPDAGQVQDAAAAALAPFDRETGENPYAIQHDLQDMMQDKVGIVRTEADMAAALDGLATLRRRAATTRVEGNREYNPGWHTALDLDNLLAVSEAVARSALDRRESRGAHFREDHPDKSEEYARHNTIVSRGQDGSMRLKREALAPLRDDLKAVIADNNA; translated from the coding sequence ATGACCGACTACCAGACACACGAGCATGACGTTCTCGTCATCGGGGCCGGCGGGGCCGGGCTTCGGGCAGCAATCGAGGCCTCGGCGGCGGGCGTGTCCGTCGGTGTCGTATGCAAGTCGCTGCTGGGCAAGGCGCACACGGTGATGGCCGAGGGGGGCGTGGCGGCTGCCCTGGCGAACGTGGACGATCGTGACGGGTGGAAGGTCCACTTCGCAGACACGATGCGCGGCGGTCAGTACCTGAACAACTGGGTGATGGCCGAGATTCATGCAAAGGAGGCCCCGGACCGGGTGAAGGAACTCGAGGCGTGGGGCGCGCTCTTCGATCGCACGAAGGACGGGCGCATCCTCCAGCGGAACTTCGGCGGACACAAGTACCCCAGGCTGGCGCACGTCGGCGACAGAACGGGGCTGGAGATGATCCGCACGCTCCAGGATCACGGCATCCACCGCGGCATCGAGTTCTACATGGAGCACACGGTGACGCGCCTGCTGAAGGACGGCGAGCGCGTCGTCGGGGCGTTCGGCTATGACCGCGAGCGAGGCCGGTTCCGAGTGTTCCGGGCAGGGGCGGTGGTGCTGGCGACCGGCGGGATCGGGCGTGCGTACAAGATCACCAGCAACTCGTGGGAGTACACGGGCGACGGGCATTCGCTCGCGTACTACGCCGGCGCGGACCTCATGGACATGGAGTTCGTCCAGTTCCACCCGACGGGGATGGTCTGGCCGCCGAGCGTGCGGGGGATCCTGGTGACGGAAGGTGTGCGTGGCGAAGGCGGTCGGCTCCTGAACAACCGCGGCGAGCGGTTCATGTTCAACGATGTGCCGGACCTCTACAAGAACCAGACCGCCAAGGACGCCGAGGAGGGCTGGCGGTACGTGACCGGCGACAAGAACGCGAACCGCCCGCCGGAACTGCTCACGCGGGATCATGTCGCGCGGTGCATCGTGCGGGAGATCAAGGCGGGCCGGGGCAGCCCGCACGGCGGCGTGTTCCTCGACATCGCCTGGATCAGAGAGAAGATTCCCAACGCGCCGGAACACATCCGCAAGAAACTGCCGAGCATGTACCACCAGTTCAAGGAACTGGCGGGCGTGGACATCACGGCAGAGCCGATGGAAGTCGGGCCGACAACGCACTATGCCATGGGCGGCGTGCGTGTGGACGGCGTGACCCAGATGTCCACGGTTCCGGGGCTGTTCGCGGCCGGTGAGGTGGCGGCCGGATTGCACGGCGCGAACCGGCTTGGCGGCAACTCGCTCTCCGACCTGCTGGTCTTCGGCAAGCGGGCGGGCGAGCACGCGGCGGCGTGGGCGAAGGCGAATCCTCCGCCTGCACCGGACGCGGGGCAGGTGCAGGACGCCGCGGCGGCCGCGCTCGCGCCTTTTGACAGGGAGACGGGAGAGAACCCGTACGCGATCCAGCACGACCTGCAGGACATGATGCAGGACAAAGTCGGCATCGTGCGCACGGAGGCGGACATGGCCGCTGCGCTGGATGGGCTGGCGACATTGCGCCGGCGTGCGGCAACCACGCGAGTGGAGGGCAACAGGGAATACAACCCCGGCTGGCATACCGCGCTGGACCTCGACAACCTGCTCGCGGTTTCGGAAGCGGTTGCGAGGTCCGCGCTGGACCGCCGCGAGAGCCGGGGGGCGCACTTCCGCGAGGATCATCCGGACAAGAGCGAGGAGTACGCGCGGCACAACACGATCGTGAGCAGGGGGCAGGACGGCTCGATGCGGCTGAAACGGGAAGCGCTGGCACCCTTGCGGGACGACCTGAAGGCCGTCATCGCAGACAACAACGCCTGA
- a CDS encoding TM2 domain-containing protein, with amino-acid sequence MAESASNIQGKKIAAGICGILLGALGVHKFILGKTVPGVIMLLVSVISLGLLSFIPAIIGLIEGIIYLVKSDEDFYNTYIAGNKNWF; translated from the coding sequence ATGGCAGAGTCAGCATCCAATATTCAGGGCAAGAAGATCGCGGCCGGCATTTGCGGCATCCTGCTGGGCGCGCTCGGCGTCCACAAGTTCATCTTGGGCAAGACGGTTCCCGGCGTCATCATGCTGCTGGTTTCCGTCATCTCGCTCGGGCTTCTCTCCTTCATTCCGGCCATCATCGGGCTGATCGAGGGGATCATCTACCTCGTGAAATCTGACGAGGACTTCTACAACACCTACATCGCGGGCAACAAAAACTGGTTCTGA
- a CDS encoding succinate dehydrogenase/fumarate reductase iron-sulfur subunit: MPRATFRITRGSGESAAFKDYSTEVTEGMVVLDAVHQVQAESAPDLACRWNCKAGKCGSCSAEINGKPRLMCMTRLSDLDLSMPVMIEPLRAFPHVKDLVTDVSWNFRVKKRIKHFRPRRPDAPDGTWRMQQADVDRVQEFRKCIECFLCQDVCHVLRDHHKHEEFAGPRHFVYAAALEMHPLDVEDRVGDLRDKDGIGYCNITKCCTKVCPEHITITDNAIIPLKERVVDEFYDPLTRLFRIFRPRKPDTGA, from the coding sequence ATGCCCAGAGCGACATTCCGCATCACGCGAGGCAGCGGCGAGTCCGCGGCGTTCAAAGACTACTCGACCGAGGTGACCGAGGGCATGGTTGTTCTCGACGCCGTGCACCAGGTGCAGGCGGAGTCCGCGCCGGACCTGGCGTGCCGATGGAACTGCAAGGCGGGGAAGTGCGGCTCGTGCTCGGCGGAGATCAACGGCAAGCCGCGGCTGATGTGCATGACGCGGCTGAGCGACCTCGACCTCTCGATGCCGGTCATGATCGAACCGCTGCGGGCGTTCCCGCACGTGAAGGATCTGGTAACCGACGTCTCGTGGAACTTCCGTGTGAAGAAGCGGATCAAGCACTTCAGACCGCGCAGGCCGGACGCGCCGGACGGCACGTGGCGGATGCAGCAAGCGGATGTGGATCGCGTGCAGGAGTTCCGCAAGTGCATCGAGTGCTTCCTGTGCCAGGACGTCTGCCACGTGCTGCGGGATCACCACAAGCACGAGGAGTTCGCCGGCCCGCGGCACTTCGTGTACGCGGCCGCGCTCGAAATGCACCCGCTGGACGTCGAGGACCGGGTCGGCGACCTGCGAGACAAGGACGGCATCGGGTACTGCAACATCACGAAGTGCTGCACGAAGGTGTGCCCGGAGCACATCACAATCACGGACAACGCGATCATCCCGCTCAAGGAGCGGGTGGTGGACGAGTTCTACGATCCGCTGACCCGGCTGTTTCGCATCTTCCGGCCGCGCAAGCCGGATACGGGGGCGTGA
- the chrA gene encoding chromate efflux transporter, whose product MMQQRPPASRPKVSWREALRVWAMVGLQSFGGPAGQIAVMHRILVEEKRWIGERRFLHALNYCMLLPGPEAMQLATYVGWLMHRTAGGLLAGTLFVLPGFLSILALSLAYAAFHDSWTIETLFFGVKAGVLAIVVQAVLRIGRRVLKNWVMVAIAAAAFVGIHLLRLPFPVIVIGAGVIGLLGGRFAPGSFRVVGGHGAGKNTEPGLLDTALGDGRLDHAQPNLARAIRTAIVWGAIWLTPVGALAALLGRSSVYTQEAVFFSKAAVVTFGGAYSVLAYVAQQAVERFGWLAPGEMLDGLGMAETTPGPLIQVVQFVGFMGAFRDSGGLHPLVAGTLASALVTWVTFAPCFLWIFVGAPYVEALRGRETLTAGLSAITAAIVGVILNLAVWFGLHTLFRETFTVALGPGSVLLPRPGTVDWASLAVVGVAFVLVFGAKWGTLRVLACSVALGFGLRALF is encoded by the coding sequence ATGATGCAGCAGCGGCCCCCTGCATCCCGCCCGAAGGTCTCCTGGCGTGAAGCGCTGCGAGTCTGGGCGATGGTCGGTCTGCAGAGTTTCGGCGGGCCCGCGGGGCAGATCGCCGTCATGCACCGCATCCTTGTCGAAGAAAAGCGGTGGATCGGCGAGCGGCGATTCCTGCACGCTCTGAACTACTGCATGCTCCTGCCCGGCCCCGAGGCGATGCAACTGGCGACGTACGTTGGGTGGCTCATGCACCGGACGGCGGGTGGGCTGCTCGCGGGAACGCTCTTCGTGCTGCCCGGTTTCCTCTCGATCCTCGCGTTGAGCCTCGCGTATGCCGCGTTTCACGACTCGTGGACGATCGAAACCCTCTTCTTCGGCGTGAAGGCGGGCGTGCTCGCGATCGTCGTGCAGGCTGTGCTGCGGATCGGCCGGCGCGTGCTCAAGAACTGGGTGATGGTCGCCATCGCAGCCGCGGCGTTCGTCGGCATCCACCTGCTCCGGCTGCCGTTCCCGGTCATTGTAATCGGCGCCGGAGTGATCGGCCTGCTTGGAGGGCGCTTTGCGCCGGGTTCATTCAGAGTCGTTGGCGGGCACGGCGCGGGCAAGAACACGGAACCCGGTCTGCTGGATACTGCGCTGGGCGATGGCAGGCTCGATCACGCGCAGCCGAACTTGGCAAGGGCGATCCGTACTGCGATCGTCTGGGGCGCGATCTGGCTCACGCCAGTCGGAGCGCTGGCAGCATTGCTGGGCCGGTCGAGCGTCTACACGCAGGAGGCGGTCTTTTTCAGCAAGGCGGCGGTCGTGACCTTCGGCGGGGCGTACTCCGTGCTCGCGTACGTCGCCCAGCAGGCCGTGGAGCGGTTCGGCTGGCTCGCGCCGGGCGAGATGCTTGACGGCTTGGGCATGGCGGAAACGACGCCGGGCCCGCTCATTCAGGTCGTGCAGTTCGTGGGGTTCATGGGCGCGTTCCGCGATTCGGGCGGGTTGCACCCGCTGGTCGCGGGCACGCTCGCATCCGCGCTGGTGACGTGGGTGACTTTCGCGCCGTGCTTCCTGTGGATTTTCGTCGGCGCGCCCTACGTCGAGGCGTTGCGCGGGCGGGAGACGCTCACGGCCGGGCTGTCGGCGATCACGGCGGCGATTGTCGGCGTGATCCTGAACCTTGCTGTCTGGTTCGGCCTGCACACGCTTTTCCGCGAAACGTTCACGGTCGCGTTAGGTCCAGGGAGCGTGTTGCTCCCTCGACCCGGAACGGTTGACTGGGCTTCGCTCGCGGTCGTGGGTGTGGCGTTCGTGCTCGTATTCGGCGCGAAGTGGGGGACGCTGCGCGTGCTCGCGTGCAGCGTCGCGCTCGGGTTCGGTCTGCGTGCCTTGTTCTGA
- a CDS encoding DUF190 domain-containing protein, producing MTIPESGVLLRIFIGESDRWQGKPLYEAIVLKARELHLAGATVLRGPMGFGANSRLHTTKILRLSEDLPMVIEIVDSREKIETLLPHLDQMVNEGLVTLENVRVYRYRASDQPKP from the coding sequence ATGACCATCCCGGAGTCGGGCGTTCTGCTGCGGATCTTCATCGGCGAGAGCGACCGCTGGCAAGGCAAGCCGCTCTATGAGGCCATCGTCCTCAAGGCCCGGGAGCTCCATCTCGCCGGCGCGACCGTACTCCGCGGCCCGATGGGCTTCGGCGCGAACTCGCGGCTCCACACGACCAAGATCCTCCGGCTCTCAGAAGACCTCCCGATGGTGATCGAGATCGTGGACAGTCGGGAGAAGATCGAAACACTGCTGCCGCACCTTGACCAGATGGTGAACGAAGGGCTGGTCACGCTCGAGAACGTCCGTGTGTATCGCTATCGCGCGTCGGACCAGCCGAAGCCCTGA
- the crcB gene encoding fluoride efflux transporter CrcB produces the protein MIKISLIFLGAGLGGVLRYGLAGWVQGMSGSTFPTGTLAVNALGCLLVGFCAAAFAGPVLIREEYRLALLVGLLGGFTTFSTFGKETLALAADRQWLFVALNLLLSNGLGLLAVWAGMKVAHRIYGV, from the coding sequence ATGATCAAGATCTCGCTTATCTTCCTCGGGGCTGGACTCGGCGGGGTTCTCCGGTACGGACTGGCCGGGTGGGTCCAGGGAATGTCCGGCTCGACCTTCCCCACCGGCACACTCGCCGTGAACGCTCTCGGCTGCCTGCTCGTCGGCTTCTGCGCCGCGGCCTTCGCGGGTCCGGTGCTGATCCGGGAGGAGTACCGCCTCGCCCTCCTCGTCGGCTTGCTCGGCGGCTTCACCACGTTCTCGACGTTTGGCAAGGAGACGCTCGCCCTCGCCGCGGACAGGCAGTGGTTGTTCGTCGCCCTGAACCTCCTGCTAAGCAACGGCCTCGGCCTGCTCGCCGTCTGGGCAGGCATGAAGGTCGCCCATCGCATCTACGGGGTATAG
- the truD gene encoding tRNA pseudouridine(13) synthase TruD: MTIRRQPSDFMVEEQPAPGFLDSLRNRPGRDAPHAVYALAKSSIATPDAAGFLARELRVRQGQVAYAGLKDKHAETRQLVSVPATRRPAERVEGRGWSAELLGFTGQPMTAECIAGNRFRIVVRDLTRERARTMERRAAALRPHDEPGSLLVVNYFGDQRFGSARHGQGWVARHLIRGEFEQALRLAIGTPSRKDAGRTRRITRACATAWGHWSDLVAQLPRCPERAAFEVLASGGSFRDAFAALPYFTQAMSVEAYQSYLWNQAARLLARQIADETPPTESGGTVRIRGPRLLRSDDPFGEMLFPVAASVGERWRTLILPLLSRRTRLEDPWSQAAATVLAEQGLTLDGLRIPGLRRPFFGEAPRPLFVHAEGFALSRAEADELTPGRLRVTVSFDLSRGAYATVVLRALGE, encoded by the coding sequence ATGACCATCCGCCGCCAGCCGTCGGACTTCATGGTCGAGGAACAGCCCGCCCCCGGCTTCCTCGACTCCCTCCGCAACCGGCCCGGTCGAGATGCGCCGCACGCGGTCTACGCCCTCGCAAAGTCCTCGATCGCCACGCCAGACGCGGCCGGGTTTCTCGCCCGCGAACTCCGCGTCCGCCAGGGGCAGGTCGCCTACGCCGGGCTGAAGGACAAGCACGCCGAAACGCGACAACTCGTCTCGGTGCCCGCAACCCGGAGACCCGCGGAGCGCGTCGAAGGCCGAGGCTGGTCCGCCGAACTGCTCGGATTCACCGGTCAGCCCATGACTGCCGAATGCATCGCTGGCAATCGATTCAGGATCGTCGTCCGTGACTTGACCCGCGAACGAGCACGCACGATGGAGCGAAGGGCCGCTGCGCTCCGGCCCCATGACGAACCGGGCTCACTCCTCGTCGTCAACTACTTCGGCGATCAACGCTTCGGTTCCGCCCGGCATGGCCAGGGATGGGTCGCCCGTCACCTCATCCGAGGCGAGTTCGAGCAAGCCCTTCGCCTCGCCATCGGCACACCTTCGCGCAAGGACGCCGGTCGCACTCGGCGCATCACCCGAGCCTGTGCCACCGCCTGGGGACACTGGAGCGACCTCGTCGCCCAACTCCCCCGCTGCCCCGAGCGAGCGGCGTTCGAGGTGCTCGCCTCGGGTGGCTCGTTCCGTGATGCGTTCGCCGCGCTCCCCTACTTCACACAGGCCATGAGCGTCGAGGCTTACCAATCGTACCTGTGGAACCAGGCGGCCCGTCTCCTCGCCCGGCAGATCGCGGATGAGACGCCTCCCACCGAATCGGGCGGTACGGTACGCATCCGAGGCCCCCGACTCCTGCGATCCGACGATCCCTTCGGGGAGATGCTCTTCCCGGTCGCGGCCTCGGTCGGCGAGCGGTGGCGCACGCTCATACTCCCCCTGCTCTCCCGGCGCACGCGGCTCGAAGACCCCTGGTCGCAAGCCGCAGCGACTGTTCTTGCCGAGCAAGGCCTGACGCTCGATGGCCTCCGCATCCCTGGACTCCGGCGTCCGTTCTTCGGCGAGGCGCCCCGACCGCTCTTCGTTCATGCGGAGGGGTTTGCACTGTCCCGCGCTGAGGCCGACGAACTGACCCCGGGGCGATTGCGTGTTACAGTTTCGTTCGATCTGTCCCGTGGGGCGTACGCCACGGTCGTGCTTCGTGCGCTCGGGGAATGA
- a CDS encoding serine/threonine protein kinase, which translates to MSQAHREPDLTESRTAGRPGDTKPVAPPTDSVPSSHDTDTPQDLAKGGTNVDTLVGRLVVEQGLATSEEVQACLELSRRAREVEANQRSLVELLVDNEYVTRRQVARLRQIIEAERSGQQIPGYKLLGKLGAGAMATVYKAKQLSLDRMVAIKVLPRKYSANPQFIERFYAEGRAAAQLNHPNIVQAFDVGKAGDHHYFVMEYVDGRTVYDDIAKHRRFSEAEALDVVIQVAEALEHAHSKGLIHRDVKPKNVMLTKEGVAKLADMGLARAITDKEAAEAEAGKAFGTPYYISPEQIRGEKNIAPPADIYSLGATLYHMVTGSVPFDGKNPSAVMHKHLKADLVPPDHVNPKLGAGISEVIEMMMAKDPRRRYQNCTDLLIDLRAIRKGETPPIAHKDVLPADTVASLAAAEAAAPAEIAVDTTVAGAGSVFKEPLFIIMCVIAVISITFNVVLLALRG; encoded by the coding sequence ATGAGCCAGGCGCACCGCGAACCAGACCTGACCGAGAGCAGGACCGCCGGGCGGCCCGGTGACACCAAGCCCGTCGCACCGCCGACGGACAGCGTGCCTTCGTCTCACGATACGGATACCCCCCAGGATCTCGCCAAAGGAGGTACGAACGTTGACACGCTCGTCGGTCGGCTCGTGGTTGAGCAAGGCCTGGCGACGTCCGAGGAGGTGCAGGCCTGCCTTGAGCTGTCTCGGCGTGCGCGTGAGGTCGAGGCCAATCAGCGGTCGCTGGTTGAGCTGCTCGTGGACAACGAGTACGTCACGCGACGGCAGGTGGCGAGGCTTCGTCAGATCATCGAGGCCGAGCGATCAGGGCAGCAGATTCCCGGCTACAAGCTCCTCGGGAAACTCGGCGCGGGAGCGATGGCGACGGTGTACAAGGCCAAGCAACTGAGCCTCGACCGCATGGTCGCGATCAAGGTGCTGCCGCGGAAGTATTCCGCGAATCCGCAGTTCATCGAGCGGTTCTACGCCGAGGGTCGCGCTGCGGCCCAGCTGAACCACCCCAACATCGTGCAGGCGTTCGACGTCGGCAAGGCGGGCGACCACCACTACTTCGTGATGGAGTACGTGGACGGTCGCACGGTCTACGACGACATCGCCAAGCACCGGCGGTTCAGCGAGGCGGAGGCGCTCGACGTGGTGATCCAGGTCGCTGAGGCGCTGGAGCACGCGCACTCGAAGGGCCTGATCCACCGCGATGTGAAGCCCAAGAACGTCATGCTGACGAAGGAGGGCGTCGCGAAACTGGCGGACATGGGCCTGGCGCGGGCGATCACGGACAAGGAGGCCGCGGAGGCCGAGGCGGGCAAGGCCTTCGGCACGCCGTACTACATCTCGCCGGAGCAGATCCGTGGCGAGAAGAACATCGCCCCGCCTGCGGACATCTACTCGCTGGGGGCGACGCTCTACCACATGGTGACGGGGTCTGTGCCGTTCGACGGCAAGAACCCCTCGGCGGTGATGCACAAGCACCTGAAGGCGGACCTTGTCCCTCCGGACCACGTCAATCCGAAACTGGGGGCCGGGATCAGCGAGGTCATCGAGATGATGATGGCCAAGGATCCGCGGCGGCGGTACCAGAACTGTACCGATCTCCTGATCGACCTCCGGGCGATCCGAAAGGGTGAGACACCGCCGATCGCCCACAAGGACGTGCTTCCGGCGGACACCGTGGCGAGCCTTGCGGCGGCGGAGGCGGCAGCCCCGGCGGAGATCGCCGTGGACACGACGGTCGCAGGGGCGGGGTCGGTATTCAAGGAGCCGCTGTTCATCATCATGTGCGTGATTGCGGTCATCAGCATCACGTTCAATGTCGTTCTGCTGGCTCTTCGCGGATGA
- a CDS encoding translation initiation factor IF-3, with the protein MAGSAPRGLPLDRTGASPARPGVHDIRGRRFYRDAGPVRRIRVNHLIRISPVRLVGPDNEQIGVVETPEALRMAQEQGLDLVEVVPDSRPPVCKIMDYGKYKYELSKKETKSSSKGSELKEIRLGRSVKIDPHDVQIRVDQARRFLLDGHKVQITQRFRGREMMHKELGIDRLREICDELADVAKVESEPRWAGRQASIILAPDKPKVEAVKRKMEREKQVREQAGKPAEPSGGAPNAEELAEPKEKGGKKKGPKDQRARNPIDEELDSLLGG; encoded by the coding sequence ATCGCGGGGAGCGCTCCCCGCGGGTTGCCGTTGGATCGCACGGGGGCATCCCCTGCCAGACCAGGAGTGCATGACATCAGAGGGCGAAGATTCTACAGAGACGCCGGGCCGGTCCGACGCATCCGCGTCAATCACCTGATCCGCATCAGCCCGGTCCGGCTGGTCGGCCCGGACAACGAGCAGATCGGCGTCGTCGAGACGCCCGAGGCGTTGCGCATGGCGCAGGAACAGGGGCTGGATCTCGTCGAGGTCGTGCCCGACTCCAGGCCGCCGGTCTGCAAGATCATGGACTACGGCAAGTACAAGTACGAACTCTCGAAGAAGGAGACGAAGAGTTCGTCGAAGGGATCGGAACTCAAGGAGATCCGCCTCGGCCGCTCCGTGAAGATCGACCCGCACGACGTCCAGATCCGCGTCGATCAGGCGCGGCGGTTCCTGCTCGACGGGCACAAGGTGCAGATCACGCAGCGATTCCGCGGGCGCGAGATGATGCACAAGGAACTGGGCATCGACCGACTGCGCGAGATTTGCGACGAGCTTGCAGACGTGGCCAAGGTCGAATCGGAGCCGCGCTGGGCGGGCCGACAGGCGAGCATCATTCTCGCGCCTGACAAGCCGAAGGTCGAGGCTGTCAAGCGGAAGATGGAACGTGAGAAGCAGGTCCGCGAGCAGGCCGGCAAGCCCGCGGAACCGTCCGGCGGCGCTCCAAATGCCGAAGAACTCGCCGAACCGAAGGAGAAGGGCGGCAAAAAGAAGGGGCCGAAGGACCAGCGTGCCCGCAACCCGATCGACGAGGAACTGGATTCGCTTCTTGGCGGCTGA
- a CDS encoding FtsX-like permease family protein, with translation MSYFLETFRLGLRNLRLHMLRSFLTALGIILGVAAVIIMVSIGEGSKREALLQLEQLGARNLIVRSERPADSITQQGGQQTGMISRYGLTRDDLKVLRDNFPHAESIVALKEVGGQVLRADRVRTSQAFGSTPELLGAAGLRIARGRFLTQRDIDEGAMVAVIGKEVARALFPYEDPIGLTINIDDKAFTVVGVLAPVGLAGGAGAKLVGRDMNHDVHIPVTTANDVFGDLVLRRSAGSFTGNEVQVSEVYIVSPARETVLSDAARLHRLMAVRHPDLTDISIIVPYELLEQAKRTALTWQVVLGMVAGISLLVGGIGIMNIMLATVQERTREIGIRRAVGAKRFDIVSQFVVETGVLSGIGGVIGVALGVGASVLLGYAGPFVLELLKSDAQLHTQVTGWSIAVAFVVATITGLIFGIYPARQAAKQDPIVALRHD, from the coding sequence GTGAGTTACTTCCTCGAGACCTTTCGCCTCGGACTCCGCAACCTCAGGCTGCACATGCTCCGGTCGTTTCTGACCGCCCTGGGCATCATCCTCGGCGTTGCGGCCGTCATCATCATGGTCTCGATCGGCGAAGGCTCGAAGCGGGAAGCCCTCCTGCAGCTCGAACAACTCGGCGCACGCAATCTCATCGTTCGATCGGAGCGCCCCGCGGACTCCATCACGCAGCAGGGCGGCCAGCAGACCGGCATGATCAGCCGCTACGGCCTGACCCGCGACGACCTGAAAGTCCTTCGAGACAACTTCCCGCATGCCGAGAGCATCGTCGCGCTCAAGGAAGTCGGCGGGCAGGTGCTCCGTGCCGACCGCGTGCGCACCAGCCAGGCCTTCGGGAGCACGCCGGAACTGCTCGGAGCGGCCGGGCTTCGCATCGCGCGAGGCCGTTTCCTCACGCAGCGCGACATCGACGAGGGCGCGATGGTCGCGGTCATCGGCAAGGAGGTCGCCCGTGCCCTCTTCCCCTACGAAGACCCGATCGGCCTGACCATCAACATCGACGACAAGGCCTTCACCGTCGTCGGCGTCCTGGCGCCCGTCGGCCTGGCGGGCGGGGCCGGCGCGAAACTCGTCGGCCGCGACATGAATCACGACGTCCACATCCCGGTCACGACCGCCAACGATGTCTTCGGCGACCTTGTCCTCCGCCGATCCGCCGGCTCCTTCACCGGAAACGAGGTCCAGGTGTCGGAGGTCTATATCGTCTCACCGGCCCGCGAAACCGTCCTCAGCGACGCTGCCCGCCTCCACCGGCTCATGGCCGTTCGCCACCCCGATCTGACGGACATCTCCATCATCGTCCCCTACGAACTCCTCGAACAGGCCAAACGCACCGCCCTCACGTGGCAGGTTGTGCTCGGCATGGTCGCGGGCATCTCGCTCCTCGTCGGCGGCATCGGCATCATGAACATCATGCTCGCCACCGTGCAGGAACGCACCCGCGAGATCGGCATCCGCAGGGCTGTCGGCGCGAAGCGATTCGACATCGTCTCGCAGTTCGTCGTCGAGACGGGGGTGCTCTCCGGCATCGGTGGCGTCATCGGCGTCGCCCTCGGCGTCGGCGCGAGCGTGCTGCTCGGCTACGCCGGGCCGTTCGTTCTCGAACTGCTCAAATCCGATGCCCAACTTCATACCCAGGTCACGGGCTGGTCCATCGCGGTTGCCTTCGTCGTCGCGACGATCACCGGGCTGATATTCGGAATCTACCCCGCGCGACAGGCGGCCAAGCAGGACCCCATCGTCGCCTTGCGGCACGATTGA